The following coding sequences lie in one Erwinia amylovora genomic window:
- a CDS encoding acyltransferase family protein yields the protein MKNEIVTIQWLRGLAALSVVVQHTAFKSHQYNYNILTGYNVGSFGVDLFFIISGFIMCHVTSEKTKPTEFLRRRLTRILPLYWLLSLFALVIYIIKPSLVNSSGGNIDIISSIFITPTKDKLLLQNGWSLSYELFFYLIISASLLFGRKYLCSFTNLAIFLLVLAGLLHQPLNEYLKFATNTLFIEFSMGFFAYYLYQKIQNTNWFINLTLLAAGVTALTYQHINADIFDLKYRFLHAGIPMLLIFLSFVLYEDKARRIRSSILEKIRFSSYSLYLSHAFVLSPSAKIISKITSNAYVFSCSLILLSVIVGLLCHRFVEIPLNKLVSNSVSKT from the coding sequence ATGAAAAATGAGATTGTAACAATTCAGTGGCTGAGAGGTCTGGCAGCGTTAAGTGTTGTCGTTCAGCACACTGCTTTCAAAAGTCATCAGTACAACTACAACATCTTGACTGGATATAATGTAGGCTCTTTTGGGGTTGATTTATTCTTTATAATATCTGGGTTCATAATGTGCCATGTAACCAGCGAAAAAACAAAACCAACAGAATTCCTTAGGAGAAGACTCACCAGAATACTTCCTTTATATTGGTTGCTTTCTCTTTTCGCTTTGGTGATTTATATCATAAAACCATCCTTGGTTAATAGCAGTGGGGGGAATATTGATATTATAAGTTCAATTTTCATTACCCCGACCAAGGATAAACTCCTTCTTCAAAATGGATGGAGTTTATCGTATGAACTATTTTTTTACTTAATCATTTCAGCCTCATTGTTATTCGGCAGAAAATACCTGTGCTCATTCACAAATTTAGCCATTTTTTTACTGGTGCTTGCAGGCTTATTGCATCAACCTTTAAATGAATATTTGAAATTTGCAACCAACACTTTATTTATTGAGTTTAGTATGGGTTTCTTTGCGTATTATTTATACCAAAAAATTCAGAATACGAACTGGTTTATTAATCTCACATTGCTGGCAGCAGGGGTTACTGCACTTACATATCAGCACATTAATGCTGATATATTTGACCTGAAATACAGATTTTTGCATGCAGGGATCCCGATGTTATTAATTTTTCTGTCTTTCGTTTTATATGAGGATAAAGCAAGAAGGATAAGGTCATCTATACTTGAAAAAATTCGATTTAGCTCATATTCGTTGTATCTTTCACATGCTTTTGTACTCAGCCCATCGGCTAAAATTATCAGTAAGATAACATCTAATGCCTATGTTTTTTCGTGCTCACTGATTTTACTATCAGTGATAGTTGGACTTCTTTGCCATAGATTCGTTGAGATACCACTTAATAAATTGGTATCGAATTCCGTATCAAAAACATGA
- a CDS encoding phage baseplate protein — protein MVTWFAQNKDPNKLFPGTTWKNIGENRTIRLASANGSDVMKTGGSDSVTLAVNNLPAHGHTFSANTSDFDHGSKRTSDFDYGTKPTDWQGNHSHQMKASQSSGSGDAFLSTPHNNGTREPEYARNHQHNVWIGSHNHDVWLGAHSHSVSGSTANTGSGAAVSVTNAFIKLMGWYRSA, from the coding sequence ATCGTCACCTGGTTCGCTCAGAACAAAGATCCGAATAAGCTATTCCCCGGTACAACGTGGAAAAATATTGGTGAGAACCGCACGATCCGTCTGGCCAGCGCTAACGGTAGTGACGTTATGAAAACGGGCGGTTCCGACTCGGTCACGCTGGCTGTGAACAATCTTCCCGCACACGGACATACGTTTTCGGCGAATACCAGTGATTTTGATCATGGTAGTAAAAGAACCAGTGATTTTGATTACGGAACTAAGCCAACTGACTGGCAAGGAAACCACAGTCATCAGATGAAAGCCTCCCAGTCAAGCGGGTCGGGAGACGCATTCCTTAGCACCCCTCATAACAATGGCACACGAGAGCCTGAATATGCGAGGAATCACCAGCATAATGTGTGGATTGGAAGTCACAACCACGATGTCTGGCTTGGTGCGCACTCGCACTCTGTTTCTGGTTCAACGGCAAACACGGGTTCAGGTGCAGCTGTATCAGTAACAAACGCCTTCATTAAATTAATGGGTTGGTACAGAAGCGCATAA
- a CDS encoding phage baseplate protein, with protein MTKVFKTPFAAQGDRADVPVETQADGSVSYTQGYGYDYERDQTTDPAAKDIEREKMNALFHDVTEATGEMQQFGTASWSEDGKPYPIRSLVYYSEKTWQSRIKNNNEKPGKGSGWIELKADINAVDLLYPVGIVTWFAQNKDPNKLFPGTTWKNIGENRTIRLASANGSDVMKTGGSDSVTLAVNNLPAHGHTFSANTSDFDHGSKQTNGFDYGWKQTDEQGNHEHTYNEVIPRGGSGLDIGGNWQTIIKGSATSRAGDHVHNLYMGSHDHSVGIGAHSHSVSGTTASAGSGTAFTVANSFIKLMGWYRSA; from the coding sequence ATGACTAAAGTGTTTAAAACGCCCTTTGCCGCGCAGGGCGACAGAGCAGATGTGCCTGTAGAAACGCAGGCTGACGGCTCGGTGTCTTACACACAGGGCTATGGTTACGACTATGAGCGTGACCAGACGACAGATCCGGCGGCGAAGGATATTGAGCGCGAGAAGATGAATGCGCTGTTCCACGATGTGACCGAGGCCACTGGCGAAATGCAGCAATTCGGTACTGCCAGCTGGTCAGAGGATGGTAAACCCTATCCGATACGCTCACTGGTTTACTACAGCGAGAAAACGTGGCAGTCCAGAATAAAAAATAATAACGAGAAACCCGGAAAAGGTAGCGGCTGGATTGAGCTAAAGGCGGATATCAACGCCGTTGATCTGCTTTATCCGGTTGGGATCGTCACCTGGTTCGCTCAGAACAAAGATCCGAATAAGCTATTCCCCGGTACAACGTGGAAAAATATTGGTGAGAACCGCACGATCCGTCTGGCCAGCGCTAACGGTAGTGACGTTATGAAAACGGGCGGTTCCGACTCGGTCACGCTGGCTGTGAACAATCTTCCCGCACACGGACATACGTTTTCGGCGAATACCAGTGATTTTGATCATGGTTCCAAACAAACCAACGGGTTTGATTATGGATGGAAGCAAACTGACGAACAGGGGAATCACGAACACACGTATAATGAGGTGATACCTCGTGGCGGTTCTGGATTGGATATTGGTGGTAACTGGCAAACTATCATCAAAGGGAGTGCTACGTCTAGAGCCGGGGATCACGTCCATAACTTATATATGGGATCGCACGACCATTCGGTTGGTATCGGTGCTCACTCGCACTCTGTTTCGGGCACAACAGCTAGTGCAGGTTCAGGCACGGCATTTACTGTGGCTAACTCATTCATTAAACTAATGGGTTGGTATCGAAGCGCATAA
- the rstA gene encoding two-component system response regulator RstA — protein sequence MNKIVFVEDDKDVGELIAAYLGRHDIEVIVESRGDRAEATIAATHPDLVMLDIMLPGKDGMTLCRDLSCSDSWQGPIVLLTSLDSDMNHILSLEMGASDYILKTTPPAVLLARLRLHLRQAGIGSQHDEIAPGIPGQKALRFGSLSIDPINRQVTLSDETIALSTADFDLLWELATHAGSILNRDALLKTLRGVSYDGMDRSIDVAISRLRKKLLDNATEPYRIKTIRNKGYLFAPHAWDAS from the coding sequence ATGAACAAAATTGTATTCGTTGAAGATGACAAAGATGTCGGGGAACTGATCGCCGCCTACCTTGGGCGTCATGATATCGAGGTTATTGTTGAAAGCCGTGGTGACCGCGCTGAAGCCACTATCGCCGCCACTCATCCGGATCTGGTCATGCTGGATATCATGCTACCCGGCAAAGATGGCATGACGCTGTGCCGCGACTTGAGCTGCAGCGACAGCTGGCAAGGCCCCATTGTGTTGTTGACCTCACTTGATAGCGATATGAATCATATTTTGTCGCTGGAGATGGGCGCCAGTGATTATATCCTCAAGACCACTCCGCCTGCGGTTCTGCTGGCACGCCTGCGCCTGCATCTGCGTCAGGCTGGGATTGGCAGTCAGCATGATGAGATTGCCCCTGGCATCCCCGGTCAAAAAGCACTGCGTTTCGGTAGCTTGAGTATCGATCCCATCAATCGTCAGGTCACACTGTCAGACGAAACCATCGCCCTTTCCACTGCCGACTTCGACCTGTTATGGGAGCTGGCAACCCATGCCGGCTCGATACTCAACCGTGACGCATTACTTAAAACTCTGCGCGGCGTCAGCTACGACGGTATGGATCGCAGCATTGATGTGGCAATTTCACGTCTGCGAAAAAAACTCCTCGATAACGCCACCGAGCCTTACCGCATCAAAACCATCAGAAACAAGGGCTACCTGTTTGCCCCTCATGCCTGGGATGCGTCATGA
- a CDS encoding DapH/DapD/GlmU-related protein — MAGKVIGRGKRKSRKRLFGNYHGWLKLTMIRYYYYLLKKRVSPDEARLFFNTSNCSLRKKNKILSKTDIKTSSQTTIVAPFYFEFGNINFIGDVLINNGCNFLDNEMITIKTGTMIGPNVTLTTVSHHTEPTLRHAANIIAPINIGENVWIGAGVIVLPGISIGDNSVIAANSVVTADVAANCLYAGTPAKFKKFL, encoded by the coding sequence GTGGCTGGTAAAGTGATCGGGCGTGGAAAACGTAAGTCTCGCAAGAGGCTTTTCGGTAACTATCATGGATGGTTGAAATTGACGATGATTAGATATTATTACTATTTACTTAAAAAAAGAGTAAGCCCAGATGAGGCTCGCCTGTTCTTCAATACATCAAATTGTTCTCTTAGAAAGAAGAATAAAATATTATCCAAAACTGACATAAAAACAAGCTCACAAACAACCATAGTCGCGCCGTTTTACTTTGAATTTGGAAACATAAATTTCATTGGTGATGTACTAATCAACAATGGGTGCAACTTCCTTGATAATGAGATGATAACAATAAAAACCGGCACCATGATTGGCCCAAATGTAACATTAACTACAGTCAGTCACCATACCGAACCGACTTTACGTCATGCTGCAAATATTATTGCCCCGATAAACATAGGGGAAAACGTCTGGATCGGCGCAGGCGTTATAGTTTTACCCGGCATAAGTATCGGAGATAACAGCGTTATTGCTGCAAATAGTGTGGTGACCGCTGACGTAGCAGCAAATTGTTTATACGCTGGTACGCCTGCAAAATTTAAAAAGTTTCTATGA
- the ydgH gene encoding DUF1471 family protein YdgH has protein sequence MKLKNTILASALLSITALSAQAAQELTPEKAASLKPFDRITLSGRFNAIYEASEAVSKRADAAGADSYYIQGINDTNGNGGNWNVTADLYHTDAPAAPKNKDRIINGVRELTKAEAFTLEPFDTVSASGFFRSQPDVNDAITRSAKDKGAAAFFIIRQIDTNSGGNQIITAYIYKSDAPERQVQSPNLLPADSEAGKAALATGGAAAKKVEIPGVASAETPSNKVGRFFETQSSTGKRYTVTSPDGKSVQEVNVVTAAQMQPFDSITFTGHFSTPTEVSEEVGRRAIAKGAKYYHVTRQWSNQSGGNLTVSADLFK, from the coding sequence ATGAAGCTGAAGAACACCATTCTGGCATCAGCGCTGCTGTCGATCACAGCATTGTCCGCCCAGGCAGCACAGGAATTGACTCCGGAAAAAGCTGCATCGTTGAAACCGTTTGACAGAATAACCCTCAGCGGGCGGTTCAATGCCATCTACGAAGCCAGTGAGGCGGTTTCAAAGCGTGCAGATGCCGCGGGTGCTGACTCTTATTATATTCAGGGTATCAATGATACCAACGGCAACGGTGGTAACTGGAATGTGACCGCTGACCTTTACCATACCGATGCTCCGGCTGCCCCAAAGAACAAAGATCGTATTATTAATGGCGTACGCGAGCTGACTAAAGCAGAAGCCTTCACGCTTGAACCCTTCGACACCGTTAGCGCCAGTGGTTTTTTCCGTAGCCAGCCTGACGTGAATGACGCAATTACCCGTTCAGCAAAAGATAAAGGAGCTGCCGCTTTCTTTATCATTCGTCAAATCGACACCAACAGCGGCGGTAACCAGATTATTACCGCCTATATCTACAAATCAGATGCGCCTGAACGGCAAGTCCAGTCGCCAAACTTGCTCCCGGCAGATTCTGAAGCTGGCAAGGCAGCGCTGGCAACCGGCGGCGCAGCGGCCAAAAAGGTTGAAATCCCCGGCGTGGCTTCCGCTGAAACGCCGAGTAACAAAGTGGGACGTTTCTTCGAAACGCAAAGCTCTACCGGTAAGCGTTACACTGTAACCTCGCCTGATGGCAAAAGCGTGCAGGAGGTGAATGTGGTGACTGCGGCACAGATGCAGCCATTTGACAGCATCACCTTCACCGGCCATTTCAGTACCCCTACTGAGGTATCTGAAGAGGTTGGGCGCCGGGCGATAGCTAAAGGTGCTAAGTATTATCATGTTACCCGCCAGTGGTCGAACCAGAGCGGCGGCAACCTGACGGTGTCTGCCGATCTGTTCAAGTAA
- the uspE gene encoding universal stress protein UspE: MALYQNILVVIDPQQDDQPALRRAVYLNQLLGGKITCFLPIYDFSYEMTTLLSPDERVTMRKGVVIQRTEWIRGQAQAYMTAGVQIDIKVVWHNRPFEAIIHEVINSHHDLVIKMTHQHDRLQAVVFTPTDWHLLRKCPCPVWMVKDQVWPEGGKALVAVNLASEEPHHDPLNTKLVKETLALAERVNHTEVHLVGAYPVTPINIAIELPDFDPDVYNEAIRGQHLLAMKALRQPFSIDEKFTHVEKGLPEEVIPELAERLDAGVVVLGTIGRTGLSAAFLGNTAEQVIDHLRCDLLAIKPEGFVSPVAPGDDEND; this comes from the coding sequence ATGGCCCTGTATCAAAATATACTGGTGGTAATCGATCCCCAGCAGGATGACCAGCCTGCGCTGCGCCGCGCTGTCTATCTTAATCAGCTCCTTGGCGGTAAAATCACCTGTTTCCTGCCCATTTACGACTTCTCCTACGAAATGACCACCCTGCTGTCGCCTGATGAGCGCGTGACCATGCGTAAAGGCGTGGTGATCCAGCGCACAGAATGGATCCGCGGGCAGGCACAGGCCTATATGACGGCCGGCGTGCAGATTGATATTAAGGTGGTCTGGCATAACCGTCCATTTGAGGCGATTATCCATGAGGTGATTAACAGTCATCATGACCTGGTGATAAAAATGACTCACCAGCACGACCGCTTGCAGGCCGTGGTATTTACGCCTACCGACTGGCATTTGTTGCGCAAGTGCCCCTGCCCGGTTTGGATGGTCAAAGACCAGGTATGGCCAGAAGGAGGAAAAGCACTGGTGGCTGTGAATCTTGCCAGTGAAGAACCCCATCATGATCCGCTGAACACCAAGCTGGTTAAAGAAACGCTGGCGCTGGCGGAGCGCGTCAACCACACTGAAGTCCACCTCGTCGGCGCTTACCCGGTTACGCCAATTAATATTGCCATTGAGCTACCGGACTTTGACCCGGACGTTTACAACGAGGCAATTCGTGGTCAGCATTTGCTGGCGATGAAAGCATTGCGTCAGCCATTCTCGATTGACGAGAAATTCACCCACGTTGAGAAAGGTCTGCCGGAAGAGGTCATCCCCGAGCTGGCAGAACGCCTTGACGCTGGTGTTGTAGTGCTGGGAACCATAGGTCGTACCGGTCTGTCTGCTGCGTTTCTTGGCAACACCGCAGAGCAGGTAATAGACCACTTGCGCTGCGACTTGCTGGCCATCAAGCCAGAGGGTTTTGTCTCTCCTGTGGCACCGGGAGACGATGAAAACGACTGA
- a CDS encoding DUF2534 family protein, with the protein MTKAMIGGAINEYNMPFSTWPVELYVSEFFMILIYSSVFTLLLSIPLWYFFIGEQSADSQS; encoded by the coding sequence ATGACAAAAGCCATGATCGGTGGAGCAATAAACGAATACAACATGCCTTTCTCCACCTGGCCTGTTGAACTCTATGTGTCTGAGTTCTTTATGATCCTGATCTACAGCTCGGTGTTTACCCTGCTGCTGTCCATTCCGCTATGGTATTTCTTTATCGGTGAACAGTCGGCGGATAGTCAGTCCTGA
- a CDS encoding DUF2946 domain-containing protein: MDYRVFSFSRLSQRRIPALIAILAILMLFIAPDVSTILEQRRSAEHHKTSLENLRSSLSEMAQHGMMDGMPTAADNDLCHSQTPTENGQHSDRGGGKLPEHFACGYCQLLVNLPLLLAIFLVVIRLLLLSARTVAPLHLLPCHLTFFPGLSQPRAPPVS; the protein is encoded by the coding sequence ATGGATTACAGAGTGTTTTCGTTTTCCCGACTGTCGCAGCGCCGCATACCCGCATTAATCGCCATTTTGGCGATTCTGATGCTATTTATTGCGCCCGATGTGTCGACTATTCTTGAACAGCGGCGCAGTGCAGAACATCATAAGACGTCTTTGGAAAACCTCAGGAGTAGCTTAAGCGAAATGGCGCAACACGGCATGATGGATGGGATGCCGACGGCAGCTGACAACGACCTCTGTCATTCGCAAACTCCCACTGAAAACGGGCAGCATTCTGACCGTGGCGGCGGCAAGCTGCCGGAGCACTTTGCCTGCGGCTATTGCCAGTTACTGGTTAATTTGCCTTTGCTGTTAGCGATATTTCTTGTTGTTATTCGCCTGCTACTGTTGTCGGCACGAACCGTAGCCCCGCTGCATCTTCTACCCTGTCACCTTACTTTTTTCCCCGGGCTTTCACAGCCCCGTGCGCCACCTGTCAGTTAA
- a CDS encoding type II toxin-antitoxin system HicB family antitoxin, with protein MLYPVAIDKGDSSFGVRVPDIPGCFSGGDNYQDAIESAREAIDAHIELLVEDGEAVPEATSVENWLADPDYVGVVWALVDVDVTRLMGKAEKINVTLPSLLIRRIDQFVAAHPEYGSRSGFLSRVAADKVIGREKR; from the coding sequence ATGTTATACCCTGTTGCTATTGATAAAGGCGATTCATCCTTCGGCGTTCGCGTACCCGATATTCCAGGCTGCTTCTCTGGCGGCGACAATTATCAGGATGCGATTGAGAGCGCGCGTGAGGCTATCGACGCGCATATCGAATTACTGGTGGAAGATGGCGAAGCGGTGCCGGAAGCGACCAGCGTGGAAAACTGGCTGGCCGATCCCGATTATGTTGGTGTGGTGTGGGCGCTGGTAGATGTGGACGTTACCCGGCTGATGGGGAAAGCGGAAAAAATCAATGTTACGCTCCCTTCTTTACTGATCCGCCGTATCGATCAGTTTGTCGCTGCACATCCTGAGTACGGTAGCCGTTCCGGCTTCCTGTCCCGCGTGGCGGCTGATAAAGTGATTGGTCGCGAAAAACGTTAA
- a CDS encoding TonB-dependent copper receptor, translating into MKQCHFRLSILSVALITACQVSAMELASDHQEPVMVVSAPPTSPLTVVASPKSSLQSASDASDHLKTLPGFSQIRNGGTNGDPVLRGMFGSRLRILTDGGEILGACPGRMDAPSSYISPESFDLMNIVKGPQTVLWGPGNSAGTIRFDRAPSHFEQATLKGDASLLTASNSRRDENANFSMGNEDGYLRLMGNKSRAGDYKDGDGSRVPSRWDKWNADMALGWTPDKDTLLELTAGTGDGEASYAGRAMDGAQFKRQSLGASFEKSNIGEVFDKFEAKIHYNYANHVMDNHSLRDPQSMMQGMSPVPEKTAQRDTRSVNGRMMGTWLWSDFELQSGMDMQTSSYRKYDVSHWAQDARFHNIGVFSELSWTMDDSRKLITGARLDRTWVDNSTSSGQAKRNDTMPAGFVRLEQTLETLPVMLYAGVGYTERFPDFWELFSKTTYTDGRSSAFDAVAPEKTTQLDIGAKYSGDRLDGWISAYLGRVSDFVLFNYDDANGGTKQVGNVDAAIMGGETGLNYKLTENLNADASLAYSWGQNRSDKRPLPQMPPLESRLGLTWHEGSWSTSGLLRMVSHQHRVAMNEGNVVGKDFDRSNGFAILSANAAYAFTADVKVSTGVDNIFNRTYSEHLNLAGNSAFGYSGATPVNEPGRTWWAKLNVKF; encoded by the coding sequence ATGAAACAATGCCATTTTCGCTTATCCATTTTAAGCGTTGCGCTGATCACTGCCTGCCAGGTATCGGCTATGGAACTCGCTTCTGACCATCAGGAGCCGGTGATGGTCGTTAGCGCTCCTCCGACCTCGCCACTGACGGTGGTGGCATCGCCAAAATCGTCACTGCAGTCCGCCAGCGATGCCTCCGATCATTTGAAAACCCTGCCGGGATTTTCTCAGATCCGCAACGGCGGCACTAACGGCGACCCGGTATTGCGCGGCATGTTTGGCTCGCGATTGCGTATTCTCACCGACGGCGGGGAGATACTGGGTGCCTGTCCCGGTCGTATGGATGCCCCCAGCTCCTATATTTCACCAGAAAGTTTTGACCTGATGAATATTGTTAAAGGCCCGCAAACCGTTCTGTGGGGGCCGGGAAATTCAGCCGGCACTATCCGCTTCGACCGCGCCCCTTCTCATTTTGAGCAGGCAACCCTCAAAGGCGATGCCAGTCTGTTAACTGCATCCAATAGCCGTCGGGATGAGAATGCCAACTTCAGCATGGGCAATGAAGATGGCTATCTGCGGCTGATGGGTAATAAATCGCGCGCTGGCGATTATAAGGATGGTGACGGTTCCCGAGTTCCTTCACGCTGGGATAAATGGAACGCAGATATGGCGCTGGGATGGACGCCGGATAAGGATACCCTGCTGGAGTTAACGGCCGGCACCGGTGATGGAGAAGCAAGCTACGCCGGACGAGCGATGGACGGTGCCCAGTTCAAGCGGCAAAGCCTGGGTGCGAGCTTCGAAAAATCAAATATTGGTGAGGTGTTTGACAAGTTTGAGGCTAAAATCCACTACAACTATGCCAATCACGTGATGGATAACCACAGCCTGCGCGATCCGCAGAGCATGATGCAAGGGATGAGCCCGGTTCCGGAGAAGACAGCACAGCGTGATACGCGTTCCGTCAACGGCCGGATGATGGGGACCTGGCTTTGGTCCGACTTTGAACTCCAGAGCGGCATGGACATGCAAACCAGCAGCTACCGCAAATATGATGTCAGCCACTGGGCGCAAGATGCACGTTTCCACAATATTGGCGTGTTCAGCGAGTTAAGCTGGACGATGGACGATAGCAGAAAGCTGATAACCGGTGCACGTCTGGACAGGACGTGGGTTGATAATTCCACCTCTTCCGGTCAGGCAAAAAGAAACGATACAATGCCAGCCGGATTCGTACGGCTGGAGCAGACGCTGGAAACCCTGCCCGTGATGCTGTATGCCGGTGTGGGCTATACAGAGCGTTTCCCGGACTTCTGGGAGTTGTTTTCTAAAACCACTTATACCGATGGCCGTTCAAGTGCATTCGATGCGGTTGCCCCTGAAAAGACCACCCAGCTGGATATCGGGGCAAAATATAGCGGCGATCGGCTGGACGGCTGGATTTCTGCTTATCTGGGCCGCGTGAGCGATTTTGTCCTGTTTAACTACGATGATGCCAATGGCGGCACTAAACAAGTTGGCAACGTTGACGCTGCCATTATGGGGGGCGAAACGGGTTTAAATTATAAACTGACCGAAAATCTGAACGCCGATGCCAGCCTGGCTTACTCGTGGGGCCAGAACCGTTCCGATAAACGCCCGCTGCCACAAATGCCGCCGCTGGAAAGCCGTCTTGGCCTGACGTGGCATGAAGGCAGCTGGAGCACCAGCGGTCTGTTGCGCATGGTGAGCCATCAGCATCGTGTGGCGATGAATGAAGGTAACGTGGTGGGTAAAGATTTCGACCGCAGTAATGGGTTCGCTATTCTTTCTGCCAACGCGGCTTACGCGTTTACCGCTGACGTCAAAGTAAGCACCGGGGTTGATAACATATTTAACCGCACTTATAGCGAGCACCTGAATCTGGCAGGCAACAGCGCCTTTGGCTACTCCGGCGCCACCCCAGTCAACGAGCCTGGCCGCACCTGGTGGGCCAAACTTAACGTTAAATTCTGA
- a CDS encoding type II toxin-antitoxin system HicA family toxin, with amino-acid sequence MDSRNAIAMIEADGWYLVRVKGSHHQFKHPTKKGLVTVKHPQKDIPLPTLKSIKKQAGL; translated from the coding sequence ATGGATAGCAGGAATGCAATAGCAATGATAGAGGCCGATGGATGGTATCTGGTGAGAGTAAAAGGCAGTCATCACCAGTTCAAGCACCCAACGAAAAAAGGGCTGGTAACGGTAAAACATCCCCAAAAGGACATACCGCTACCAACGCTGAAAAGCATTAAAAAACAGGCGGGGCTTTAA
- a CDS encoding amino acid permease has product MEKKLGLGALTALVLSSMLGAGVFSLPQNMAAVAGPAALLIGWAITGVGIVLLALAMLLLSRLKPELDGGIFSYARAGFGELVGFCSAWGYWLCAVIANVSYLVIVFSALSFFTDSPGHVIFGNGNTWQSMLGASLLLWLVHALVLRGVQTAASINLMATLGKLLPLGLFVVLAIAAFHYQRFRFDFTGLQLSKPVWQQVKDTMLITLWVFIGVEGAVVVSSRARDKRDIGRATLMAVIAALAIYLLVTLLSLGIVPRGELAEMRNPSMAGLMTTLIGSWGNLTIVAGLIISVCGAYLSWTIMAAEVPLIAAQHGAFPRILSRQNHRGAPVASLWLTNGCVQICLILICLTGSDYGTLLTIASEMILVPYLLVGAYLLKIARGLKRPAVTLVALGASAYGLWLLYASGPLHLLLSLVLYAPGILLFLYARRGGRASQPLNVAEKAMMAMLVVAALPATWMLLH; this is encoded by the coding sequence TTGGAAAAAAAGTTAGGCCTGGGTGCGTTGACTGCACTGGTACTCAGTTCGATGCTGGGTGCCGGGGTGTTCAGTTTGCCGCAAAATATGGCGGCTGTCGCCGGCCCGGCCGCACTGCTTATCGGTTGGGCTATTACCGGCGTGGGGATTGTGTTGCTGGCTTTGGCCATGCTGCTGCTCAGCAGACTCAAACCTGAACTGGACGGCGGTATTTTCAGCTACGCCCGGGCAGGTTTTGGGGAATTGGTCGGTTTCTGCTCAGCCTGGGGATACTGGCTTTGTGCGGTGATCGCCAATGTGTCCTATCTGGTGATCGTTTTTTCCGCTCTGAGTTTTTTTACCGACTCGCCGGGCCATGTGATATTTGGCAATGGAAATACCTGGCAGTCGATGCTTGGGGCTTCTCTGTTATTGTGGCTGGTACACGCGCTGGTTCTGCGCGGCGTGCAGACGGCCGCCAGCATTAATCTGATGGCTACCCTGGGTAAACTGTTGCCTCTGGGGCTGTTTGTTGTACTGGCGATCGCCGCTTTTCACTATCAACGATTCCGTTTCGATTTTACCGGCCTGCAATTGAGTAAACCGGTGTGGCAGCAGGTTAAAGACACCATGTTGATCACGCTGTGGGTTTTCATTGGCGTCGAAGGTGCGGTGGTGGTGTCATCGCGAGCACGCGATAAGCGCGATATTGGCCGCGCCACCCTGATGGCCGTCATCGCGGCATTGGCTATCTATCTGCTGGTTACATTGCTGTCGCTGGGCATCGTACCACGCGGCGAGCTGGCAGAAATGCGCAACCCCTCAATGGCTGGCTTAATGACCACGCTGATTGGATCTTGGGGCAATCTGACCATCGTCGCCGGGCTGATAATCTCGGTGTGTGGCGCCTACCTGAGCTGGACGATCATGGCTGCCGAGGTACCGCTGATCGCTGCACAGCATGGCGCTTTCCCGCGCATCCTCAGCCGGCAGAACCATCGTGGCGCTCCGGTAGCCTCATTGTGGTTGACCAACGGCTGCGTGCAAATCTGTTTGATCCTGATTTGTCTGACCGGTTCCGACTACGGTACGTTATTAACCATCGCCTCAGAAATGATCCTGGTGCCTTATCTGCTGGTGGGTGCCTATCTGCTCAAGATCGCGCGCGGATTAAAAAGACCGGCAGTGACACTGGTCGCGCTCGGTGCCAGCGCTTACGGCTTGTGGCTGCTGTACGCTTCGGGGCCGCTGCATCTGCTGCTTTCGCTGGTGCTGTATGCGCCTGGTATATTACTGTTTCTTTATGCCCGCCGGGGCGGAAGAGCAAGCCAGCCACTCAACGTGGCAGAGAAAGCGATGATGGCTATGCTGGTAGTCGCAGCGCTGCCGGCGACGTGGATGCTGCTTCACTGA